The DNA segment ttgaggtttagctcaccctctattccctatgaagaatttaggggaaATTTCGCCTTAcatttttgctcaaaatatgtccccctctcTTTAAACATTGACCGgctttttcttcgaaaacatccttgttgagacataattggcctagcaagttttcaatttgtcacctcctgtaactacttcaaggaatcaataaaaaatttgcaaaccatagtttTCATGTAgtgggacaagtgatctttcaattgaagtaaatttcaccccctattcccAACACCTAgagttgaggagatttcggcttacaattctgctcaacatatgttccggcattttctctgaaaacatccttgtcgcgacataattggcctggcaagtttttaaattgtcaccctctATGTATATACTGCTAGTGGTGGTTGATTACGCTTGTAGTAGGATTGAGAATTATTATTTGTATTGacctcaacaatttttttaaagttttaTAAGGGCCCTGCCAAGATATTTCTAAATTAAAATACTTCATAGATCTCTGGTTCCTCCCTACAGAGATAAGaggttttttttgcattttaaaaataaaaattaatttatatttagGTAGTGGCTTGTTTAGGTGCTGGAGGCATTAGAGAATATCTTGTCTGTTTTATTGGGTTCTGATAGAGACGTATTTGGTTGGTTTTCTCAACAAGTACCCCTTCATTACAGAATAATTATGTGGGAGAAGAATTCATTAAaaggatttttttattttttaggaaaACGAGATATAAATGAATCATGAAACGacctgtaggtcaataaaatgattgtaatggaaaaatttggtgcttagagaattttttttcaatccagTTTTTGTCATATTTCCATTTTATCTCGGTTGTATTCTCGTCCATGCTATGGTATGAAAGTGGTATCGTAGGGAGTTGGACAAATCAGAAGCTTTTTATAACTTCGTCGACGTTTCGGAACCAATGGTTCCTTTCTCAAGActggaaaaaattattctttattgaagaaatgtataaatacatacaaACACACAAAACACACAAAACAATCCTACGATCATTTCCTCGTTATAATACGGCAAAAGatctcaaaagttgaaaataataactccattttattttcatatattgCATTTTGGAtaaagttttattatttttattcattttagtTCATTCTCTTCTTCACTAACTTCATTTCAATTGTTTCATATTATTTGATAAATGGTATACCGGTTGCCCCAAAGTAGATGGCCTATTAGACTTTTGTAGAGAACTAATCTCAATTCTGTGCTGGAAATTTGTCTGTTGTGTCTTTCGACTATGAACTAtctcttcaaaatattttcaattatacCAGAAGCAACCTACTTAATCTTTCATTTCAAATGACATATCTAGTATATCTATATGGCATAATTGATGCCATTGGGCTTCTTATGAAAGAAGTTAAAACGGGAGGTTTTAGtggttatatttttttgaatatttctgctgCTATGTGCTGTTTGTTTGGACCTAAATTGTACCAGGTGTTGAGGTGTTAATGAGTTGATGAAAAGATCATCgagttggacaaatcgaattcatcaaaaccattgagtattaaactgaATTATTAACAACCTAGatatatttattattgtttCAATCAATTCTAGGTAATAAAAGATGAGGGGTTAATTATATGAACCCTATCCCTGTAAAATGGAAACTTTCAGAGTAATCAGGAAAAAACAATGtcaaactgaaatttggcattgGATGAATAATTTCGACAATACATCAATTGATTGTTGGGATTGTGGAGAATGTATCAACAATTCATAAAATGTCGAAATTATTTAAAGCAACATCCAATTTTAGTTTTCCTGTGGATTCCGCAAGTAATTCGAAATTGCTGGGTTGTCCTTTTTGTAGTTTTTCCTTGATAACTCCGAAATCTTTCAGGTACGTATAGGGTTCTCGAAAACGTTCCTGATTTtcacgtctagtaaaacaataTTATTCGATAATAATCATTCGTTTTTATTTGTTTATCGTTCCTTTGTGCCTTCCCACCAACAAGGCAATGAAATCGATCGCGGGTCggaaaatttaaatatttcacATTTATATGAATCACCATAAATTGGGTCAGTTAACAGGAAGATCTCACAAATAAGGTTTTTCCAAAAAATCCGAAATGCGAAGGATCGGCAATTCTCAAATGCTAATTTCCTACCGGAAACGGCGAATCATGAGAGTGAGACGCTTCTAACGTGTCGGCGTTACGTAAAACTGCATAACTTAAAAATCAAACAACCTTTTGCTGGTCTCTCAGTAAGTtaacaaaagaaaacaaaacaaattctaGATGTTGGATTCCCGAAGTAGGTCATGAGTCGATTCGATTCATTCCGACAAAACACACGAATTCGCGCAATGCTGCCAGGTCTTGCGAAAATTCACAAGATTACGGTCGAGTTTGCTTTTTGGTCAGAAAATGTATCATTTGCAGTTCCTATTTCAGGTTATTACACAAATAGGAAATCTTCATTAATTCAGGTTCGGTAGCTTAATCTGTAGGTACCCCTGAATCCTGAGGACTCACCTATGTACTGGCCTTCTTTACTTCGTCTTTCTTTCTTGTTCGGCACCAATTCCAAGAGGCCTATTGTTCTCCCGCATAAACTTGGAGGCATTCACACCTGAAGATACATTATCAGAAATTATGCCAATAAACACGGAGGGGTTCCTCTCGCCACAGGAATGGTAGGTGTTAGGTTTCCAAGGTGTTTTGCCCAAAACTCAATAAGGTTGCTACATATGAGCAGTTTTATCTATGCCTCCGTACCAAAGAATCAGTTCACTCCAATTCATTATACACGTGACCAATTAGAGCACCAGTCACCAAGCTCAGATGCTTCATTTAAGACCAAGAGACCAAGAGATTTTGACCTCAGGTTCAGAAGACGGCCTTCTGATGAGAAGCTCCGACTGCCTGAGGTCCATTCGCCAGATATACTGTTCTTATCGATCCATCTCTCAGAGAGCAAACATAAGCAAGAGCGTCTCTCGTTTAGCCAAGGCATTTGCCTTCACATAATACTTTTCTGCATTCTCCTACTAAGTTGGTGTTGGAGTGCTCTCTGACTATCACAACATATTTAAATGTGTTCGACAAACTATCCTTTACTTGTTTCACCTAGGTAAGAACAGCATTCAGCTGTATGTGCACTATGGAACAGTCTTTTCCTAAAGGTAAGGACATAGGTATAAGAGTGAAGTTCAACAATCCAGGTAGCAGTGCATATGAACGTTATACAACGATCGGTGAATCAGATGGAACCATCAGTCTTTAGAAGTTTGGTGTTGGTAGACTGGTGATTTATAGGGGGTTTGTTAATGCAGGAGCTGGTACCTGTGGGGGGATACATTAGCATCCTCCATCATTTTGGGAGTCCTCCCTTGCATCCTTAATAGTCGACTACTAGTCTTTACAAATGAGGAGCAATAAAAtgataatataatgaaacaTATGACGGCGAGTAGTAAGCTGAAATTATGGAAAGGAGACTGAAGAATACTGACTAAACCTTATCAGAGGGTGGAGTAATGCTATGATTTAGAGATCTTCGAATCAAAACGAATTTTCGACTTTGGGGACAACTTATTCGATGCTCGAATCAAGGTTAAGTGCGAATCGAAACAGATCTACAGCGTTGATCtaacgaaaattcgaaaactaagtCCAAAAGAACTAGGTAGCCACCAAATAGAAGACGGTTTCCAGTGAAACTGAAACGCACTGATGTGGCGTGGCATAGTGGTGAGTTTTTGGAATGGTAAGTGGCATAGGAATGGCGTAGAGTAGTGAAGTAGCGTGGCGATTAAGTGGTGACTGTTATCATTTGTGAAGAAAATGAAGGTCACCTCTTTCACCACTAGAAAATTAAACTTGATCGACAGGTGGAAACCAACTGACACTATCTATCACGCCACCGCTCCTCTATTCCGATGCGCACAGTTGCATTTTGTTTACAGAGGCTCCCAAAATTCTACTAAGAACCTTGTGGCCACCCCCTTTCAGTACTCACCTCGTCTCAGATGACAGCGTCAGACTGCAAAAAACTATTCAACAGAAGACTGTGATGGTGTCCAGGGTGACCTTCACAATTTCAGGAAAGCTTTACATCCTGTAGAAGTACTGGGCCCTGCACCATCCCCATTTGAGTAGCGGCTGATCTTTTTGAACAAAATGTATGAGCTAAAATGTTGGATAAACAAGAATCTTATACGAGACGCTATTGTTCAGTTGATATACTACAATCCTGAAGAATTGTCTGCTCGAGTCTTCTAACTTACAAACCACAAGAAGGGTGAATATGTGGTTCAGTTGCGGAGGTTCTTGTTGATGACCCTTTGAgatgtgaaatgaaagtttcAAAAAAGAGTCGTCACTATCTTCTGTTCTCATTCAACTAGAAAAAGGATACTTGGCTGGGAACACGAATAAACGATTGAACTCTTTTACTTTTCTGTTGTTGACATCAAAAATAGACAATTTTCATCCAGTGTAGCCACGAATATCGATGATTCCTAATTTTTTGTCATAAGTTTCATGTGTTTTTAATAAAAGCATGTTTTCTAAAGAAATTAAAATTTGTGTGGTTTTATTTGCAGTCATAAAAAGTATAGTTGGGATAATACAgaacgaaaaatgaaataagaattgaaagaaaacaagatTAGAAGGGTCACATTTTTCAATTCGGCTAGATTCATCATTTCCCAATGGAATACAATACTGCGATATCACCAGGAGGTCTAGGGTTGTCTGACGCCGGTTGTTTTAGCTCATTTTGCGTTGTCAGGGTGCACCACGAGGAGTCAAGCCAGTCTTGCTCTCCGTTACGTTCAAATGGGGTGAAATACTATTTCCACAATGCGACTGAATTGCATTGATTATCTGATGAAATGTGACATAAAATTATAACCAAGCAATATAAATACTGTGATACAATACGATAAATAAATAATCctaattgtactccattgtatAGTTCTGAATTTCATTACTCTATTGATACTCAAATATTCATCCACTTTCATTTGTAAGTCATGACGAATGATCGAAAATGTTTGATAAAGCATAAGCTCTAAGCTTCAGAGTCTTCATCCACTAACAGTGCTCAATTTGTATTGTTTCAGTGCTGACTTTATCCATATAGCATAATGCACAGGCACAGTGTCCAGGTCCGGGTTAAGATTACCTTATCtatttcaattataattttaGCATTTCCATAGGAGAAAACTCATTCTTCTGATAGGTGATGACATATgactgaataaaataaatatgttGGAAGTTTTACGGAAAAACAAAACCAATTGGTCAAATTTCCAGCGTTTTCCTGTAAATCGACCTGGCAACACCGACTTCGCGTTCGTCATTGGTCGGTTGGCTGGGCTAGACGCGAACAAGTGAAAGTGCAAAGCTAACCTCGATTTCACTTTCGTTTAGTAGGCCGAACGGGTCCCACGACGTTCTTGATTTTTGCAATAGTTCGTGGTAGAATGAGCTGCCTGCGTCCTTGTCGGATACACCGGAGTTAGCGACGTAGAAAAAGAGGAAAGACCGCTCGGTGAATAACCAGCGATTCTAAAATCGAGCTGAGCCTAGAAACAGACGTGAATTGGGTCGTGTACTCCTTAGATATTGCATCATTGCAGACTATTATGCGACGATGGCTTCTCTTCTGCGAGATTCACTCACTAGGAAACCGGCAAAACGATCTGTTACATTTCTGCAGTCGCCGTCTCTACGTCGACCGATTGCTGGTGTTACTGCCTATGGCCTACCACTCCTGCCACTTTGATAATATGACTTACTGATTGTAGAAACATACCAAGTACTTTTTTGTGTGATACTTATTCTACCGTAGACTCAAGACATATAATGATTTAATGGTCTTATATCCTCTCCGAAACTACTGAACATATCATTTTTGCCATATCTAATACAGTTCCATAATGGAAAAAGCGATCACAATCCTGCGAACCGCCTTCCTCGAAGTGCTGAGAAGATTATGAACTTTAGCTAGTACCTACTTAAATTCGTAAGTTACAACAAGACTGCAAGGCAACAATTGTTGGGTAGCTATTTATtctatcataaaaaatattgcttatTTATCAGATTTAAAAGCTGAATCTACTAAAAGAACATcacaagaaaaatcaaaaggTAGAAGTACCGCTTGAAACGTTATATGAAAACTATGAACAATCTGATGTTGGGGGTTATCATGTTTAGTTTTGACCAAATGAAGAGTATTCGTTGGTAGTGAACTTTTACTCGGCTAGCAATAGTTTGATGATGGATGTAGTAAAGCATGTTAATGGTGATAGATGAGATGGTGAATCACCTGGTAACAGCCACATCATCGCTAGCAAATGCAATAAAATGCTTTGAAGGAGAATCTTTCTATAGCTATCCctatactggagttcattagaactctgaTATAGCTGCGAAAACAGCTCTGATGCGGAATACAATAATACATCTCAAAGTAGCAGTGCAATGCAACCCCCTTTAAAACCTAAAAATTCAGAATCTAGATAAATGAGGTGGTTGGTGATAGATTACATGATAAATGAGGTGGTTGGCGATAGATTACATGATAAATGAGATGGTTTTAAATTGGGTGGTGGTAGATAAGGTGTTGGTATATCAGTTGGTGGTAGATGAGGTGGTGATAGATACCTGATAGATTACTACAATAGCGGATTATAGATAAGGGAAAAAAGAGGTTCATAGTATAGATTAAGGATTAAGTAGTGATATTATGGAAAGAATCGTCCTCTAGTTTTTGGAACATATGAAATTAGCATTCTTgaattctgaatatttcattcgtAATGATGAAAACTTATTTGAAGTGAAGATGCAagaatcaaattttcattgatcCTCTGAAATACAGATCATTAGCTGGGCTATTATATCATCAGAGTTAGTTCTTCCTTTATTCACACAATGTATGTGATGAGCTGAATAATATTAGAACAAATAGCCATATCAATGATAGGAAATGTAGATTCTTTTCGAATATGATTTGGCTGAATAGGTACTTCGTTGTACATATTTTCAACTGTTTCTTTCTTCTGAATAGTCTCCATGTTATATTCTCATAGACCAAAATAGTAGCCAGGCTGAGGTCCCTGAAATCACACTGCtagggatctctgctgacatgggagtgagGTAAcaccataaagcaactgaccAGTGGAAATAAAGtcactctactatgggtacctgggcattgtggtgttgaaggaaatgaaaaagccgatgaaatTACAAAAAGAGCATCTGCTCTACCTGAGCCTTCCTGTGGGCTTGGTAAATACCAATAGAAGGCAGCGGTCCAaaaatgggagttgaacaacagaataaccctctggagaaacactcctagACTTaatcagtcaaagaaattcgtgatgatttcatcgacctacaccagaaaactgatGAAGCtctcacgagctgagcttcgggtagTGGTTGGACTGCTGACAAGGCACTGGAAAGtgagcagatgagatttgtaggttctgtggatcagaagcagcaacagctgaacacatggtatgcaagtgtccagagctggctggcctaagattTCTTCACTACAAAGTTGCTCGGCCACCTAGATCCTTGATTTCTACCTATGGGGCTCTATGAAAGGCAAGGTTTATAATTGTAATGTCTATACTGAGGTAGACAACGAAAAACACCAGGTTGAATTAAACCTTTTATTGGACTTTATTCACAGTTACATACATCCAAGTCAACCGTCAATTTGTATCTGTAATGTCGGGCACATTTCATAATGTATCCAAATGATGgaattcatatatatatatatatatatatcggtttCATAACGTCTTTCGTCGTTGTCCGATGCCTAATTTCCATGACCTTCTGTCATTCCACTGCTTTTCTGTCAGATTTCTTGCGCTCATCGCTTTCGAAACCCCCTCCATCCACGTCTTTCTTGGTCTTCCTCGTTTTCTTCGATTTGGTGGTACCCATTCCAGGATCTGCTTTGGTAGTCTGGTGTTATCCATCCTCTGCACGTGTCCATACCAAACAAGTTGTCTTCGTTCGATGTCTGTCATGAGAGATCCTTCTACTCCCATTCTTGCTCGAACATCTTCATTCCGTATTCGGTCTTTTCTTGATATTCCTAGTGACCTTCTGAACACATCCATTTCGGTAGCCTCCAGTTTCCTCCTATTGTTCTCTGTAATTGTCCACGTTTCTGCGCCATACAATAAAGAACTTTTTATCATCGTATCATAGAtgttatattttcgtttttttcctatttcgcTGCTCCAGAAGACTCCATTCAAACAAGAGATGAGACCCCTGGCttggttgatacgtttttttatttctcgatCGTCCCTGCCTGTAATATCAAACTCCACACCCAAATATGTGTAGCTGGTGCAGGCAGCGATTTCTTCTGTATCGAGTTGGATGTTCGATAATTCACCTCCGATTGGTAAATATTTGGTTTTTTTGGTATTGAGTTCTAAACCCCACTCTTCATACTCTTCCTGCAATTTTCGGGTCATGTATTCCAGGTCTGCCTTGTCATTGGCAATGATCACTTGGTCGTCCGCAAACTGTAATGTGAACAGGCAGGTGTCTCCCAGGTATATTCCCATCCCTCTACATTTTCTTTTCCAAAGAGATAAAGCTTTGGCCACATAAATTTTGAAGAGTGTTGGAGATACGCAGCATCCTTGACGTAACCCTTTGTTGACCGAAAAACTTCGCGACAGTCGATTGCCTATTTTTATTCTGGATTCTGAGCCATTATACAGATTCTGAAGAGCTGTGATTAAGGTTTGATTGATATTCGACTGCTGTAATACTTTCCATAGTTGCTTAACCGGTACCGTGTCATAGGCTTTGTGAAGGTCTATAAACATAAGATGAGTTTCCTGGTTTGTGTTCATTCTTTTCTCTATTAATTGTTTCAAGCAGAAAACGTTATCAGTGCAGTCACGACaacgaaagaagaagaagagtgaCAACGACACCAACTTGACAATTAATTAACTTAGCACCACATTATGttacaaaatgaagaatgaagaCACATGCACCACAAGCAGAAGACTtggaaattattaaaataaaggTGACAGATCTCTATCTCGAATAATTGTATGTGTAACTgtgtttttgatatttgtttttAGATTGAAAAAGGGCCCGAACCCGAAACGTCTTATTATATTTGACTAAATAAATTAGGTTAACAAAATTCCAAACGATCAATTATCTAATACAATAATAAACTAATGGAATAAATATACCAACAAACAAAGTTATCAGTGCATGTTCTATCAGCTCTGAACCCAGATTGTTCCTCCTCCTCTTGATCGCTGTATTCGGATTCTATAAGATCTCGGAGAATCCTTCCATAGAGGCGACTCATTGTGCTCGTCACTGAAATGCCTCTATAATTACCACAGTTCAGTTTATCTCCCTTCTTATGTATTGAGGAAATATAGGCTATTTTCCATTGTTCTGGTATTGGAGCACCATTTATGAACTTGTTCACACACCAGGTCAGGGCTTCGAAGAGTTTTCTTGTTCCATTTTTTATCAGTTCTGCTGGTATGCCTTCTGGACCTGTCGCCCTGCCATTTTTCAATTTAGTTAGAGCCCTTTCGAGTGTGGCAACGTCGATGTTTATTTCCTCTCCTTTGACCGATATTTCTGACGGTGAGATCGTATTATATTGACTTCTATTCTCTGTCAGCAGTTGTTCGTAGTGGTTTATCCATTTTCCCGTCGGTATTATCTGTATTCCTGCCTGATTTCTTCCACTGGATTTAACTCTCTTAATGAACTTCCATGTCTCGGAACACTCAGATCCTCCCAGGTATGTATTGATCTCCATACATTTCTTATCCCACATTTGTCTTTTCGCCGCTGAAATGGTCCGCCTTGTTAATCTTTTCATTTCCATATAAGATCCTCTATCTTCTTCGGTTTGTGTATTCAGCCACTTTTGGTACAGCTGTTTTTTTCTCCTTATCAACTCTTCTATTTCGTCATTCCACCAAAGTTTATTATTTTGCAATCTGTTCTTAATACCAAGGGATTCCTCCGCTGCTGTTTGAATACTATTTATTATGTTCCGATACACTTCGCTTACAGACTTCTCAGTCCAGTCCTCCAGTTTCTG comes from the Coccinella septempunctata chromosome 2, icCocSept1.1, whole genome shotgun sequence genome and includes:
- the LOC123307136 gene encoding uncharacterized protein LOC123307136; this encodes MNFGTWNVQGMKDKVVEISRECESLRMDIVVLTETKKKGIGSEILDNYVHIFGGVPKDQRAKRGVSLLIHKKHKHKITDFESVSENIIRVNMNLFQTPVTILGVYAVSNDEPSNIKDEFFERMNDEISKIGKSREVILLGDLNSRVGQRVQSKVVGPYGETTLNDNGERLIDICDSHQLKIQNGFFKHKDIHTYTWVQHTRNLRSIIDYIITLQNTRVQVKDVRAYRGVTCGSDHYIVRAKMLFPYKHVNLRKTRLTDETEEITSKNYNTEGLMHDSIRTLYQQRLDQKLEDWTEKSVSEVYRNIINSIQTAAEESLGIKNRLQNNKLWWNDEIEELIRRKKQLYQKWLNTQTEEDRGSYMEMKRLTRRTISAAKRQMWDKKCMEINTYLGGSECSETWKFIKRVKSSGRNQAGIQIIPTGKWINHYEQLLTENRSQYNTISPSEISVKGEEINIDVATLERALTKLKNGRATGPEGIPAELIKNGTRKLFEALTWCVNKFINGAPIPEQWKIAYISSIHKKGDKLNCGNYRGISVTSTMSRLYGRILRDLIESEYSDQEEEEQSGFRADRTCTDNFVCWYIYSISLLLY